The following coding sequences lie in one Miscanthus floridulus cultivar M001 chromosome 9, ASM1932011v1, whole genome shotgun sequence genomic window:
- the LOC136480124 gene encoding SH3 domain-containing protein C23A1.17-like has product MGHVEMCLLPARCQKFDLGLYLLTRSGWRRYGLPSGEMEPMPQGSGETTPAPLGSSDAGPVPKGSSYAGPLSRGSGETETVPSRLGDTGPVPSRSDETETVPPGLGDTGPVPSGSGEAGPVPQLSGEAEPTLQRSGEVEPVLQPSGKAEPAPQGSVKARPAPQRSGEAEPAHLGAG; this is encoded by the coding sequence ATGGGCCACGTCGAGATGTGCCTGCTCCCTGcccgatgccagaagtttgaccttgggttgtaccttctgacccgtagtggttggcggcggtacggGCTTCCGTCAGGCGAGATGGAACCTATGCCCCAAGGATCGGGCGAGACAACTCCCGCTCCCTTGGGGTCGAGCGATGCGGGGCCCGTGCCAAAGGGGTCGAGCTACGCGGGGCCTTTGTCcagggggtcgggtgagacggagaccgtGCCCTCGAGGTTGGGAGACACGGGGCCCGTGCCCTcaaggtcggacgagacggagaccGTGCCCCCGGGGTTGGGCGACACGGggcccgtgccctcagggtcgggcgaggcggggcctgTGCCCCagctgtcgggcgaggcagagcccacacttcagcggtcgggcgaggtggagcccgtacTCCagccgtcgggcaaggcggagcccgcgccCCAGGGGTCGGTCAAGGCGAGACCCGCACCTCAacggtcgggcgaggcagagcctgcgcaCCTGGGGGCCGGTTGA